A region of Maridesulfovibrio bastinii DSM 16055 DNA encodes the following proteins:
- a CDS encoding fumarate reductase iron-sulfur subunit has product MSRNLEFEIFRYNPQEKDSVPHMQKFILDETVNMTLFIALNRLREEQDPGLIFDFCCRAGICGACAMVVNGRPRLACQTKTKDLPDKITLLPLPVFKLIGDLSVDTGVWFREMYQSTESWIHTKKVFDPKAQEERMDNDVAEQIYELERCIECGCCVSACGTARMRDDFLGAAALNRIARFVVDPRDQRSDKDYFEIIGNDEGIFGCMGLLACEDVCPKNLPLQNQLGFLRRKMGITAIKEIFGK; this is encoded by the coding sequence ATGAGTAGAAATCTTGAATTTGAAATATTCCGCTATAATCCGCAGGAAAAAGATTCGGTTCCTCACATGCAGAAGTTTATTCTGGATGAAACTGTAAATATGACTTTGTTCATAGCCCTTAACCGTCTGCGCGAGGAGCAGGACCCCGGTCTTATTTTCGACTTCTGTTGCCGGGCCGGAATCTGCGGAGCATGTGCAATGGTTGTCAACGGTCGGCCAAGGCTTGCCTGCCAGACAAAAACCAAGGATCTGCCGGACAAAATTACCCTTTTGCCTCTGCCTGTCTTTAAATTGATAGGTGACCTTTCAGTTGATACCGGAGTCTGGTTCAGGGAGATGTACCAGAGTACCGAATCATGGATTCACACTAAAAAGGTCTTTGATCCCAAGGCTCAGGAAGAACGCATGGATAATGATGTCGCTGAACAGATATACGAGCTTGAGCGCTGCATTGAATGCGGCTGCTGTGTTTCCGCCTGTGGAACAGCCCGTATGCGCGACGATTTCCTCGGGGCCGCTGCCTTGAATCGAATCGCCAGATTTGTGGTAGATCCGCGTGACCAGCGATCAGATAAGGATTACTTTGAGATCATTGGTAATGATGAGGGTATCTTCGGATGTATGGGCCTGCTGGCCTGTGAAGATGTCTGCCCTAAAAACCTGCCCTTGCAGAACCAGTTAGGCTTTCTGCGCCGTAAAATGGGCATAACAGCTATAAAGGAAATATTCGGGAAGTAA
- a CDS encoding fumarate reductase flavoprotein subunit: MQTYYSDLLVIGAGLAGERVAVESAQKGFDVICLSIVPARRSHSSAAQGGMQAALGNCAKGEGDNCDIHFGDTVRGSDWGCDQEVARLFADNAPIEMRRLAHWGVPWNRVVPGKSFYFKGGEKFEKVEKEENEGLITARSFGGTAKWRTCYTSDGTGHAVMCTMDNRCAELGINVFDRKEAISLIHDGDTCMGAVVRCLRTGELEVYLSKATAICTGGFGRIYKATTNAVICDGGGHIIAHETGVVPIGNPESIQFHPTGIVPTDILVTEGCRGDGGTLLDVNEERFMNIYEPEKAELASRDVVSRWMTHHMRQGKGVKSAYGEHLWLDIRHLGDKHISTKLREVDEICHHFLGIDPRKQLIPVRPTQHYTMAGIRTNKDGAVYGLKGLFSAGEAACWDMHGFNRLGGNSLAETVVAGGIIGGKIVEFLEGYETRFKTSVVSEAVKKQQERIDNLISGRNGTENVYAVRAELQEALMKGCFVFRNGPDLEECVETLKGVLEKSRKVGLVSSGAGANFELGSALKLEGQVRLGLCIATGALNRTESRGSHNREDFPARNDRDWLNRTLAYWPEGADEPDLKYEETTPYFELPPGDRGYGGGSIIEADKTEIEAKTIKR; encoded by the coding sequence ATGCAGACTTACTACTCTGATCTTCTTGTCATCGGGGCCGGACTGGCCGGAGAACGCGTGGCTGTGGAGTCGGCGCAGAAAGGTTTCGATGTCATCTGTCTTTCCATAGTCCCTGCCCGCAGGTCCCATTCTTCGGCTGCTCAGGGAGGCATGCAGGCCGCACTTGGAAACTGCGCCAAAGGTGAGGGAGACAATTGTGATATTCATTTCGGCGATACGGTTCGCGGCTCGGACTGGGGCTGTGATCAGGAGGTCGCAAGACTTTTTGCGGATAATGCTCCTATAGAAATGAGAAGGCTGGCTCATTGGGGAGTTCCGTGGAACCGGGTTGTTCCGGGTAAATCTTTCTATTTCAAGGGCGGAGAAAAATTTGAAAAGGTTGAAAAGGAGGAGAATGAAGGTCTCATAACCGCGAGAAGTTTCGGTGGAACAGCAAAATGGCGTACCTGCTATACTTCTGACGGCACCGGGCATGCGGTAATGTGTACCATGGACAACCGTTGTGCCGAACTCGGCATTAATGTTTTTGACCGTAAGGAAGCCATCTCGCTTATACATGACGGCGATACCTGTATGGGTGCCGTGGTCCGCTGCCTGCGAACCGGAGAGCTGGAAGTTTATCTTTCCAAGGCTACAGCAATCTGCACCGGCGGTTTCGGCAGAATATACAAGGCTACCACAAACGCCGTAATCTGCGATGGCGGAGGACATATAATTGCCCATGAGACCGGAGTTGTTCCCATAGGAAATCCTGAATCAATCCAGTTTCATCCCACCGGAATAGTTCCCACTGATATTCTTGTTACTGAAGGCTGCCGCGGTGACGGCGGAACCCTGCTTGATGTCAATGAAGAACGCTTCATGAATATTTATGAGCCTGAAAAGGCCGAACTTGCTTCACGAGACGTTGTTTCACGCTGGATGACCCATCACATGCGTCAGGGAAAAGGGGTCAAGAGTGCCTACGGTGAACATTTGTGGCTTGATATCCGTCATCTCGGAGACAAGCATATTTCAACGAAACTCCGTGAAGTTGATGAAATATGTCATCATTTTCTGGGTATTGACCCCAGAAAACAATTGATCCCGGTCCGTCCCACACAGCATTACACCATGGCCGGTATCCGTACCAATAAAGACGGTGCGGTTTATGGGCTCAAAGGCCTTTTCTCCGCCGGAGAAGCCGCCTGCTGGGACATGCACGGATTCAACCGGCTTGGAGGTAACTCACTTGCGGAAACGGTTGTTGCCGGTGGCATTATTGGTGGAAAAATTGTAGAATTTCTTGAAGGTTATGAAACACGGTTTAAAACCAGTGTTGTTTCTGAGGCTGTGAAGAAGCAGCAGGAACGAATCGATAATCTTATCAGCGGACGCAACGGAACAGAAAATGTTTATGCCGTTCGTGCGGAATTGCAGGAAGCCCTGATGAAAGGCTGTTTTGTCTTCAGGAACGGTCCTGATCTCGAAGAGTGCGTAGAAACATTGAAAGGTGTTCTTGAAAAGTCCCGTAAAGTAGGTCTTGTCTCCAGCGGAGCAGGAGCCAATTTCGAACTTGGTTCAGCTTTAAAACTGGAAGGCCAGGTCAGACTCGGGCTTTGTATTGCCACCGGTGCGCTTAACCGGACAGAAAGTCGCGGAAGTCACAACCGTGAAGATTTCCCGGCAAGAAATGACCGCGACTGGTTGAACCGCACACTGGCATACTGGCCTGAAGGAGCTGATGAACCTGATCTCAAGTATGAGGAAACAACCCCTTACTTTGAGCTTCCCCCGGGAGACAGGGGATACGGCGGCGGGTCTATAATCGAGGCCGATAAAACTGAAATTGAGGCCAAGACTATCAAGCGTTAA
- a CDS encoding fumarate reductase: MTVDATMHVDLPSRRDAVLDWIQMLTGAGLVLFMWCHMILVSSVVVSPNAMNAIAGFFESTYMAQLGGPLIFLVFLIHFVIAARKIPFRSRGQQTIWKHAKMMQHRDTWLWVVQAVTAMIILVMGAAHMWVVLTDLPITAAKSAARIQTGWWFLFYMVLLPCVELHVSVGFYRIGVKWGVIKSDGRKKAKKFESGLFTIFIVIGVITLIRFFTLS, from the coding sequence ATGACTGTAGATGCGACCATGCATGTGGATCTTCCATCCAGACGCGATGCCGTTCTGGACTGGATACAGATGCTGACCGGAGCAGGGCTTGTCCTGTTCATGTGGTGTCACATGATCCTTGTGTCCTCGGTAGTTGTTTCCCCGAACGCCATGAACGCCATAGCCGGTTTTTTTGAAAGCACTTATATGGCTCAGCTTGGCGGACCTCTGATCTTCCTTGTTTTCCTCATCCATTTTGTAATTGCGGCCCGTAAAATTCCGTTTCGTTCCAGAGGTCAGCAGACTATCTGGAAACACGCCAAAATGATGCAGCACCGCGACACCTGGCTCTGGGTTGTTCAGGCTGTAACCGCAATGATTATTCTGGTGATGGGAGCCGCCCACATGTGGGTTGTGCTTACTGACCTTCCTATCACCGCAGCAAAGTCAGCAGCCAGAATTCAGACCGGCTGGTGGTTCCTGTTCTATATGGTTCTGCTGCCCTGCGTCGAACTGCATGTAAGTGTCGGCTTCTATCGCATCGGCGTGAAGTGGGGCGTAATTAAATCTGACGGGCGTAAAAAGGCCAAGAAGTTCGAATCGGGACTCTTCACTATATTTATAGTTATCGGTGTGATTACCCTGATTCGTTTTTTCACCTTAAGTTAA
- a CDS encoding TetR/AcrR family transcriptional regulator — MSKKDKILYAAQEMFGRHGYANTTMKMIADRAGVASGLVSHYYGTKDNLFLEAGDDLIDKMLVFVTEKAQKAPSGLEAIGIFVKSYLDFTLKNKETFPTLLRCSPFSDDYPDLDRHQVASKFKKLIDQISNYLEKGMADGSIEELPLTQTSFLLYGHIVGAVRTVFLAPYDSKGVFEEACHFIIRSIAKQ; from the coding sequence ATGAGTAAAAAAGACAAAATATTGTATGCGGCACAGGAAATGTTCGGCAGACACGGATATGCCAATACAACCATGAAAATGATTGCCGACAGAGCCGGAGTCGCGTCAGGGCTGGTCTCCCACTATTATGGAACTAAAGATAATCTTTTCCTTGAAGCCGGTGACGACCTCATTGACAAAATGCTTGTTTTTGTAACGGAAAAAGCCCAGAAAGCACCCTCAGGGCTGGAAGCAATAGGAATATTCGTAAAATCCTACCTTGATTTCACTTTAAAGAACAAAGAGACATTTCCAACCCTTCTACGCTGTTCACCATTCAGCGATGATTATCCCGACCTAGACCGCCATCAGGTTGCCAGTAAATTCAAAAAGCTTATAGACCAGATCAGCAATTATCTTGAAAAGGGAATGGCGGACGGATCTATTGAAGAACTGCCTCTAACTCAAACGTCCTTCCTACTGTACGGACACATTGTCGGAGCAGTCAGGACCGTTTTCCTTGCCCCCTATGATTCCAAAGGAGTCTTTGAGGAAGCATGTCACTTCATAATACGAAGCATCGCCAAACAGTAA
- a CDS encoding MFS transporter: protein MSLHNTKHRQTVSNPAIAVLISAAFITAVGLGIFTFTLPLLNFDERASGAWLGTAFAGYYLAKMITAPVSGILSDKFGPRAILIPASLLSALLPLLYLPVQSLSMTYAIQLGLGFTSGMIRTVTMAVIGNYSDHEEMHHRFSMLSTAFNAAFFFGPVLGGWLYMERDFVHVLCGVSILMAVSFALFLFSIPVSTSTACPAPLINNTREEKTFWFQLPLLLSIAGRTAGIGALMTFYPVLLKTRLSVSGIQAGMIFTVPNLTAVLLLPIAGRMLASYDCKKTAAIGMLISSAGLYLLSMPYSTPIFILFGIITGLGSAISIPASMTLSSALNNKQGHSHGKANLAANIGFFAGPLAAGFAVRMSGATEAALQSGGLIGAAFCIPLLGESFSSGFKCSAVATKKIRTASFTICLLILALSPFSISSFSQHAENMEQTYRYTDAAMGTVVNITIEAESPSKAEESARKAIKTMRFLQKDFDHRSRYGSIGRVNKEAGKEAVEVSERAYTLISHGLEFGKKTSGVFDITIGAVTDAPFYYALSDKLIRSKKNLVDYRKVKLFPDSNKVFLPVKGMALDMGGLAKGTILDAAALNLRKSGIKNGMIEGGGDFACFGEREWVIGLKNPRGAGMLGTIRVRNQAVCGSGDYRQFIISDKNGDQVRRHHIIDINSMESADESIATTVLAPDAETADALATSMFIMGPDQGGRLLKKLYPKCSAMWVLPDMSVVKTENFPAISNKADEQQGN from the coding sequence ATGTCACTTCATAATACGAAGCATCGCCAAACAGTAAGCAACCCGGCTATAGCAGTCCTTATTTCAGCAGCTTTTATAACAGCTGTAGGACTTGGCATTTTTACTTTCACTCTGCCTTTATTGAATTTTGATGAACGGGCCAGCGGAGCATGGCTTGGAACAGCTTTTGCCGGATACTATCTGGCAAAGATGATTACGGCTCCTGTTTCCGGGATTCTTTCCGACAAATTCGGTCCCAGAGCTATTCTTATTCCGGCGTCACTGTTGTCGGCCTTACTGCCACTGCTATATCTGCCAGTGCAATCACTGAGCATGACCTATGCCATTCAGCTCGGGCTTGGATTTACCTCGGGCATGATACGGACTGTCACCATGGCTGTAATAGGAAACTATTCAGACCATGAAGAAATGCACCACCGTTTTTCCATGCTTTCAACCGCATTCAACGCGGCCTTTTTCTTTGGTCCTGTTCTCGGCGGGTGGCTGTATATGGAACGTGACTTCGTGCATGTTCTCTGCGGCGTCTCAATTCTGATGGCCGTTTCATTCGCCCTCTTCCTGTTTTCAATTCCGGTATCAACTTCAACCGCATGTCCAGCACCTCTCATAAACAATACGAGAGAAGAAAAAACATTCTGGTTTCAACTGCCACTGCTGCTTTCCATTGCCGGGCGGACGGCAGGGATCGGAGCTTTAATGACTTTTTATCCGGTATTGCTGAAAACAAGACTTTCGGTGAGTGGGATTCAAGCCGGAATGATTTTTACCGTCCCCAATCTGACAGCAGTGCTGCTGCTTCCAATAGCTGGGAGGATGCTTGCTTCATACGATTGCAAAAAAACTGCGGCCATAGGGATGCTCATCAGCTCTGCCGGTCTCTACCTGCTCAGTATGCCCTACTCAACCCCGATATTTATACTCTTTGGCATCATAACCGGGCTTGGCTCAGCCATATCCATACCGGCATCAATGACCTTGAGCTCAGCATTGAACAATAAGCAGGGACACAGCCACGGAAAAGCAAATCTGGCAGCCAATATCGGCTTCTTTGCCGGTCCTCTTGCGGCCGGTTTTGCAGTCAGAATGTCTGGAGCTACCGAGGCGGCATTGCAGTCAGGGGGACTCATCGGTGCAGCTTTTTGCATCCCCCTCCTTGGGGAAAGCTTTTCCTCAGGTTTTAAATGTTCAGCTGTTGCTACAAAAAAAATCCGCACAGCTTCATTTACTATATGCCTGCTGATTCTTGCCCTTAGCCCGTTTTCCATTTCTTCTTTCTCACAACATGCTGAAAATATGGAGCAAACATACCGTTATACTGATGCGGCCATGGGCACGGTGGTCAATATAACGATAGAAGCGGAATCACCTTCCAAGGCTGAAGAGTCTGCCCGCAAGGCAATAAAGACAATGCGATTCCTGCAAAAAGATTTTGACCACAGAAGCAGATATGGCTCCATTGGAAGGGTAAATAAAGAAGCGGGAAAGGAAGCGGTAGAAGTAAGTGAAAGAGCCTACACCCTGATCTCGCACGGCCTTGAGTTCGGCAAAAAAACTTCCGGAGTTTTTGATATCACTATTGGAGCGGTTACAGATGCCCCATTTTATTATGCTTTAAGCGATAAGCTAATCAGATCGAAAAAAAATCTGGTGGATTACCGCAAAGTAAAACTATTTCCGGACTCAAATAAAGTTTTTCTGCCGGTTAAAGGTATGGCTCTGGATATGGGAGGACTCGCCAAAGGAACCATCCTTGATGCAGCCGCCCTTAACTTGCGAAAGTCCGGTATAAAAAACGGGATGATTGAAGGTGGCGGAGATTTTGCCTGTTTTGGAGAACGCGAATGGGTGATAGGACTCAAAAATCCGCGCGGAGCAGGAATGCTTGGAACGATAAGAGTCCGCAATCAGGCTGTTTGCGGTTCCGGAGATTACCGCCAGTTTATAATTTCCGATAAAAATGGTGATCAGGTCCGCAGGCATCACATAATAGACATTAACTCAATGGAATCAGCAGATGAAAGCATAGCAACAACGGTTCTGGCTCCTGATGCTGAAACAGCCGACGCTCTGGCAACATCCATGTTTATTATGGGACCGGATCAGGGAGGCAGACTTCTGAAAAAATTATATCCCAAATGTTCCGCAATGTGGGTACTGCCTGATATGTCCGTAGTAAAAACAGAAAATTTTCCTGCAATTTCAAACAAGGCTGATGAGCAGCAAGGAAACTGA
- a CDS encoding Rv0909 family putative TA system antitoxin yields MKKFKVLVFVFCLLSMLTLVAGCQDQEGPAEKAGKKIDQMIDKSGDMAKDLGNKVDESIDDAKESMDK; encoded by the coding sequence GTGAAAAAGTTTAAAGTGTTGGTATTCGTATTTTGTCTGTTGTCTATGCTTACTCTGGTTGCCGGTTGTCAGGATCAGGAAGGTCCTGCTGAAAAAGCCGGTAAAAAAATCGACCAGATGATCGATAAGTCAGGAGATATGGCTAAAGATCTTGGAAATAAAGTTGATGAAAGTATAGATGATGCAAAGGAAAGTATGGATAAATAG